In Paenibacillus sonchi, the genomic stretch TACTATACGACAGATTATGATATCCCTTCGGCAGGCACAGGCGGTCTGTCTGGAAACACAGGAAGCACGGGAGGCGCGGGAAGCGTCGGTATCGCAGCGGACAACACCCTCCCGCTGAACCAGGTGGGACAGACGACAGCTGTTACGAATTCAGGTGCGCCCATGGCAGCGTCTGAGGCGGCAGCTTTGAGTCAAAAATTAACGGCCAACACGGCAGTCTTCGAGCAGGAGGTTACTCCCGGTGCGGGAGCGGCTTTGAAGGACAGCGGCGGCGAGGTGCAGCTGCTGATTCCGGCCGGGGCAGTCTCCGGAACAGTGAAGATCAGCATGAAGGAGAACAGCTCCAGCCGCGGCGAACTGGTGTCGGGACTATATACGTTTGGGCCGGACGGGACGAAATTTGTGAAGCCGGTTGATCTTTCCATCACAGTTCCGGTAAAATCCGGCAATCCGGCCAACCTGGCCTTGGCTTGGCTCGATCCGGCCACAGGCCGCTGGATTCCGGTTCCTTCCGTCCTGGATGTCAAAACGGGTATCATCACCGGTAAAATCAGCCATTTTACTGATTACGCAGTAGTCGACCGCAGCAAATGGGAGCCGCAGCCGGAGAAATTGAAGAGCGATATTACTGCTACCGCGAAAGGGATAACGGCGGCAGAAGAGCTAAGTGATTGGCAGGCTGTCGGGCTGGCCCGTTCGGGTCATGCAGTGCCGGCTGCTTACCTGGATGGGGTGAAGGAGCAGCTAGCAGCCAGCCAGGGCCAGCTCCGCAAGGTTACGGACTATGAACGTCTGGTGCTGGGCGTGGCCGCTGCAGGTGCAGATCCGCAGAACTTCGGCGGCTATAACCTGATTGAAAAAATCTATAACAATGACAACATGACCAGCCAGGGCAGCAACGGTCTGATTTTTGCCCTGATCGCCTTGGACAGCGGCTCCTACACGGTGCCTTCGGGTGCCAAGTGGACCAAAGAACGTCTGGTTCAGGCTCTGCTGGAGGTTCAAAGCAAGGACGGCGGCTTCCCGCTGACCGCTGGCGGAGCAGCCGATCCCGATATCACGGCCATGGCGGTTACCGCGCTTTCAGCTCACGCCGGTCAGACAACGGTTGCAGCAGCTGTAGACAAAGCCATCGCCTGGCTGTCGCAGCAGCAGCAGGAAGACGGCGGCTTCAAGCAGGCGAATGTAGAAAACAGTGAGAGCACAGCGCAGGTCATCATTGCCCTGGCTGCAGCGGGAATCGGTCCGAATGACTCGCGGTTTGTCAAAACCAAAGGCGGGTTGCTCAGCCATCTGGCTTCCTTCCGTCAAGCGGACGGCGGATATGCCCATACACAGGGACAGCCAGCTAACAGCGTAGCCACCGAGCAGGCGCTGCTGGCCCTGACCGCTTATAACCGTTACTTGACGGGCGAAGCGAACCTGTTCAGCATTTCGCCTACCGGGGTGACCGGTGGGGCAGTGTTCACCGATGAGAACCTGATTTCGGCCTGGGCGCTGGAATCCGTGCATCAGGCATACGGCAAGAAGCTGATGGAGGGCATCAGCGGGAACAGTCTGATTTTTGCGCCGAAGCAGAAGATTACCCGGGCAGAATTTGCCGCCCTGCTGCTGAGGCTGACCCATAACGAGCCGTCTGCGGCTAACAGTGCTCCGGTATTCAGCGACGTCAAGACCGGCGCATGGTATTATGGAGTAGTGCGGAAAGCGAAAGAGCTCGGCATTGCCGATGGAATTACGGACACAACCTTTAATCCGAACGGAGTCATTTCCCGCCAGGATATGGCTGTTATGATTACAAGAGCACTCAAGCTGGAAAATACAGCTTCTGCGGCAGCCCCGCAAGCTGCGAAGTTTACGGACGAACGCCGGATCAGCAGCTATGCCGTATCCGCTGTCCGTACAGTTACGGAGCTTGGTTACATGACCGGATTCGGCGGAACCTTTGACCCGTCGTCCGCTGTGACCAGAGAAATGGCCGCTGTGGTGGCGGTGCGACTGCCATAATCATGCGGTTTTGAGCCGCTGTTTGATCCAAGGGTGGGCCTTCAAAGGGACTAAGTACCTGAAGCTCAGATTAGGTTAGCAGGCAATCAATTGCACTTTATACAGTAGATGATCACTAAATCAGCGAAAAAATGGAATCTGTTGCACTCTGTACAGCAGATTCAGGCGAAAAAGGCGTTTTTGACTCCAAATCTGGGAAGCAATGAAGCTCATAAGGAACTAAAGCGAAGTGGAAAAAGTAAAACTAAATTGCTGAAATCCGGGCTACAGAAGGTTTTAGTGGGATTTTGTACACCTAATTCATCCCTATTCATCCCGTATGGCCGCTTTCAGCCGGATTAATGGTACTTTTTCCAACATAGGCTGCTCCATGAGCCGAATGAGTCCGATTAGTGATCCTTTTTCCACTAACGATGACTGCCCTTTTCATCGGGGTTACAAGTGCTGGCAGCAGCGGGAGTACGTTTGGATTATCCTGTGGCTGACAACTCTGCCTTCGTCATGCCTGAGTATGGGCTGGGGGCGTGTGGGTTTGCAGCAACCGTCCATTTCAGTTGCGGCTTCTCTGTCCACAGGTTAGGCGGGGGAGACTGTGCCGTTTCACCACTAATCATATTGCCAAAAGAACGGAACGGGGGAGCAGGCGCAGCCCCGTTCCTTTCCCTTTTTTGTCAGATCAGAAAGTATATATTGGGGTCCCCGCAAAGTACCAGTATCAGCTTCCATGCAGAAGCCTCACTTTGTGGGGTTATTTATCGGAGGTGTCCATGTTTATGTCCAAGTCCATCCAGCAATGGCTGTTCACTCCGCTGCTGCTTCTGTCCGCAGCGGTGCTGCTCGCCGGCTGCGCAGCCGGCGGAGACACGGCCGGCGGGGCGCAGAGCCCCGCCGCGGGCACGGCTGCGGTGCAGAGCCCTCAGCCCAAGACCCCGGCGTCCCCTCTCCCCGGGGACGCCGCAGCCCCCGTGCCTTCCGCCGCTGCGGACGGCACGGCCCCGCCGTCCGGCGCGGAACCCGCTGCCGGGACGCAAAAGGGGGCGGCTGTGTCTGCGCCGCCCGCCTCATCCGGCGCGGCTGCAAAGCCTGCGCCGTCCGCCGCTGCCGTAACGAAGCCAGCCTCCGTTACGGCCAGCGCAGCCCCGGCCACGGCGAAAGCCTCGGCCGGGCCAGCCAAGCCTGCTGTCGGCGCGAAGCCGTCAGCCAGCACGAAGCCTGCAGCCGGCGCGAAGCCGACCGCAAGCACGAAGCCGACAGCCGGTGCGCAGCCGGCAGCCGGCACCAAACCGGCGGCGACAGCGAAGCCTGCCGCCACGGCGCAAGCCCCGGCAGCCGCTTCAGCCGCCCCGGCGAAGCCTGCCGGGGCCGTAAATACCGTCACGCTCTCCATTGTCGGAGACAAGGAGCACGGGACGATTTTTGCGGCGGCGGCCGTTGACATCAAGAGCGGCGAGAGTGCGCTGGAGCTGCTGAAGCGCATTACCCGCAGCAATAAAATTCAAATGGAATACCAGGGAGCCAAAAGCTTCGCTTATGTAGAAGGAATCGATAATCTGTATGAATTTGACCAAGGCCCGGAGAGCGGCTGGATCTACAAGGTTAACGGTGAAGTTCCCGGCAAAGGGGCAGGCAGCTACACACTGCAGCCGGGCGATACCGTGGAGTGGCTGTATACGCTGGATATGGGCAAGGATGTAGGGGCGGAAGTGCAATGAGCAGCGGCTTCCGTGCAATGCATCCCTCGGTGGCGCTGCTCTACTATGCCGGGCTGTTGTTGTTCGCCACCCTGCTGTTTCATCCCCTGTTCCTGGCTACAGAGCTTGCCGGACTGATCCTTCTGCTGGTGCTGCAGGGACAGGGGCGGCAGCTGCTGCGCGGACTCCCTTTTTTCTGCTGATGGCCGTTTCGGTAGCCGTGCTGAATCCCTTGTTTTCACACAGGGGTGCGCATATTCTGTTTTATTTTTTGGACCAGCCGGTTACACTGGAAGCCGTTTTGTACGGGCTGATGATGATGGCGGTCCTGTTGACTGTTTGTATTCTGTTCATTTCTTACAGCTACACGGTTACCACGGATAAATTCATGTATCTGTTCGCTGCGGCTGCGCCCCGGGCCACCCTGCTGACGCTGATGGCGCTGCGCTTTGTGCCTTTGTTCCAGCGGCGTCTGCGCCAGATCACCATGATCCAGCGGATTCGGGGAGTGGATGCAGGCAAGGGCAGCGTGCGCTCCAGAATGAGGGACGGCATGACGCTGCTGAAGGTGCTGCTGACCTGGTCGCTGGAGGAAGCGCTGCAGACGGCGGACTCGATGAAAGCACGGGGCTACGGCATCCGCAAGCGGAGTGTATACGGGATTTACAGGCTGGACCTGCAGGATAAGGCCATTTTGCTGCTGCTCGCGGCAAGCGGGCTGATCCCGCTGTTTTTTTGGATGAAAGGATACGGGGTGCTGGAGATTTATCCGCGGATGAAGCCGATGCACTTCGGCTGGGTTGAGGCCGCGATGTATGTAAGCTTCTGCTTGTTCGTGCTGATCCCGCCGGCCCTCGAAGGAAAGGAGAAATGGTTATGGAGATCCTCGCGGCGGAGCGTCTATCCTTCAGCTATCCCGAGGAAGACAGGGACTCGCTTCATGAGCTCTCATTTACGGTAGAGGAAGGTGAGTTTGTCGTGCTTCTCGGCCCTTCAGGCGGCGGCAAAACCACCCTCCTGCGCCATCTGAAGCGCGAGCTTGCGCCTGTGGGCAAGGCCGGCGGGAAGATTGCTTACAAGGGACAGCCGCTATCCGGTCTGCCTGCCGAGCTTGCTGCCGCAGAAATCGGGATGGTGTTCCAGAACCCCGATGCACAGATTGTGATGGATACCGTGTGGCATGAGCTGGCCTTTTCCATGGAAAATATGGGCTATCCGCCAGCGGTTATGCGCAGCAGGCTGGCGGAGATCGCCGGCTTGTTCGGACTGGAGCCGCTGCTGTATAAGTCGGTGCACGAGCTCTCCGGCGGGCAAAAGCAGCTGCTGAACCTGGCCTCGGTGCTGATGCTGCAGCCTAAGCTGCTGCTGCTGGACGAGCCGACTTCGCAGCTTGATCCGGTCGCCGCGCGGGAGTTCCTCCAGACGCTGCACCGGCTGAATGAAGAGATGTCGGTGACGGTCATCATCAGCGAGCACCGCCTGGAGGAGGTGCTGCCGCTGGCTGACCGGGTGCTGCTGCTGGAAGAGGGAGAGCTGCGGTTCCAGGGGACGCCCCGTGACTTTGTACGCGGGGCGGGGATTGCGCTTCACGCTCCGCATATGGCGTATTTGCCCACTGCTGCGCGGTTGTTCCTTGCCCTTGAGCCGGATGCGGTCCAAGCGCCCCGCGAGGCCATTCCGCTGACCGTGCGGGAAGGCAAGCGCTGGCTGCATTCCTTGGCTGAGGGAGGGCCAGGCATGGGGGAGACGGCAGCTGTTGACACAGGCGCTTCCCGCCTCTCCGCTCCTGTCACTTCATCCGACCTGCTGCTCAGCTGCCGGGAAGTGACCTTCCGCTACAGCAAGGACGGGGCAGAGGTGCTTAAGAAGCTGTCGCTGTCCCTGTACCGGGGAGAGCTGCTGGCCGTGATGGGCGGGAATGGAGCCGGAAAATCAACGCTGCTGCATATCCTGAACGGCCTGCTTAAGCCCCAGCGCGGCAAGGTAACCCTTGCTAAGGGGGAGACAAGCGGCTTTCTGGCCCAGAATCCGCTGCTCTACTTCAGCTATGACACGGTTCAGGAGGAGCTGCAGCATATGGCGGAGTATGCCGGATTGCCCCAGGAAGAGGCGGCCCGGGAAATTGCCCGGCTCCTGGCAATCTTCCAGCTCGAAGACCTTCTGCTTAGCCATCCGCATGATATCAGCGGCGGGCAGCAGCAGAAGCTGGCGCTTGCCATGGTGATGCTGCTGGGTCCCGGTATTTTGCTGCTGGACGAGCCGACCAAGGGACTCGATCCGGGGGCTAAAGAACGGCTCGCAGCTTTGCTCGGAGATTTGCGCAGGCAGGGAGTCAGTATCCTGCTTGTGACGCATGATGTCGAGTTTGCCGCGAGATATGCCTCGCGCTGCGCGATGCTGTTTGACGGCGGCATCACGTCGGAAGGGACGCCGGCGGAATTTTTCAGCAGCAACTATTTCTATACAACGGCAGTCAACCGCATGGCCAGAGAGCTGCTGCCGCAAGCCTTAACGATAGAGGATGTGATGAACGCGTGGTCCGCTTTCGCTTCCCGCTCCTGATTGCCCTCGGGCTGTTTGTGGCCGGCCTTGCGCTGACCTCAGCGCTGAAGGACCGCCATTATATGCTGCTCAGCCTTGTGCTGCTGGCGGTAGCCCTGCTGCCGCTGTTCATCCGTCTGGAGCGGCGTCCGCTTGAATCCAGAGAGCTGGTGCTGCTGGCGGTGCTGTCCGCTGTCGCTGCGGTCAGCCGGATTCCTTTTGCCGCCTTGCCCAGTGTGAAGCCGGTATCGGCCATTGTTATTCTTTCGGCTTATGTTTTTGGGGCGGAAGCCGGGTTCATCATCGGCGCGGTGGCCGCGCTGGTGTCCAATATTTACTTTGGCCAGGGGCCCTGGACGCCTTGGCAAATGTTCGCCTGGGGCATGGTCGGTCTGACCGCTGGCTGGCTGCGGAATACCTGGTGGATGAAAAAAAGGGCGGAATGCTTGCATTCGGCTTTGTCTGGGGGTTTTTGTTCGGCTGGATTATGAATATCTGGTATCTGATCAGCCTGCCGGATGCGTTCAGCTGGGGGCTTGTGGCTGCCGCATATGCGTCAAGCTTTTATCTCGACCTCGCCCATGCCTTGTCCAATGTCTTTTTCATGGCTGTTCTGGCCGGAGGCTGGACCAAAGTGCTGAAGCGGTTCCGCAAAAAATACGGCCTGCTGCAGGAGTGAAGCAGGGGAGAGTTCTTAGGGGCATGTAACTAATTTATTAGTC encodes the following:
- a CDS encoding DUF4430 domain-containing protein — its product is MSKSIQQWLFTPLLLLSAAVLLAGCAAGGDTAGGAQSPAAGTAAVQSPQPKTPASPLPGDAAAPVPSAAADGTAPPSGAEPAAGTQKGAAVSAPPASSGAAAKPAPSAAAVTKPASVTASAAPATAKASAGPAKPAVGAKPSASTKPAAGAKPTASTKPTAGAQPAAGTKPAATAKPAATAQAPAAASAAPAKPAGAVNTVTLSIVGDKEHGTIFAAAAVDIKSGESALELLKRITRSNKIQMEYQGAKSFAYVEGIDNLYEFDQGPESGWIYKVNGEVPGKGAGSYTLQPGDTVEWLYTLDMGKDVGAEVQ
- a CDS encoding energy-coupling factor transporter transmembrane component T codes for the protein MAVSVAVLNPLFSHRGAHILFYFLDQPVTLEAVLYGLMMMAVLLTVCILFISYSYTVTTDKFMYLFAAAAPRATLLTLMALRFVPLFQRRLRQITMIQRIRGVDAGKGSVRSRMRDGMTLLKVLLTWSLEEALQTADSMKARGYGIRKRSVYGIYRLDLQDKAILLLLAASGLIPLFFWMKGYGVLEIYPRMKPMHFGWVEAAMYVSFCLFVLIPPALEGKEKWLWRSSRRSVYPSAIPRKTGTRFMSSHLR
- a CDS encoding ABC transporter ATP-binding protein, with the protein product MEILAAERLSFSYPEEDRDSLHELSFTVEEGEFVVLLGPSGGGKTTLLRHLKRELAPVGKAGGKIAYKGQPLSGLPAELAAAEIGMVFQNPDAQIVMDTVWHELAFSMENMGYPPAVMRSRLAEIAGLFGLEPLLYKSVHELSGGQKQLLNLASVLMLQPKLLLLDEPTSQLDPVAAREFLQTLHRLNEEMSVTVIISEHRLEEVLPLADRVLLLEEGELRFQGTPRDFVRGAGIALHAPHMAYLPTAARLFLALEPDAVQAPREAIPLTVREGKRWLHSLAEGGPGMGETAAVDTGASRLSAPVTSSDLLLSCREVTFRYSKDGAEVLKKLSLSLYRGELLAVMGGNGAGKSTLLHILNGLLKPQRGKVTLAKGETSGFLAQNPLLYFSYDTVQEELQHMAEYAGLPQEEAAREIARLLAIFQLEDLLLSHPHDISGGQQQKLALAMVMLLGPGILLLDEPTKGLDPGAKERLAALLGDLRRQGVSILLVTHDVEFAARYASRCAMLFDGGITSEGTPAEFFSSNYFYTTAVNRMARELLPQALTIEDVMNAWSAFASRS